The nucleotide sequence ATTTCAGAAATAATACTTTTGCTCAATGAATATACTGATAGTCCCCAAAGTGTAGTCAAAGTTTTGGGTTTAGACTTCGATCCAGAAATGGAGTTACAAAAGCGCACTGAAACCGAAAGAAGAGCCAAAATCCAAACAAATAAGACAATTCCAATACAAACTGAATCTGACGCTGAATATTTAGACAGAATAAGACAGGAGAATATTACATGACTGTTGCTCAAGATCCATCAGCATTAACATTTGAGTGCGAAACTGGGAATTACCATACTTTTTGTCCGATTAGCTGCGTAGCTTGGTTATATCAAAAGATTGAAGATAGCTTCTTTTTAGTAATTGGAACTAAAACCTGCGGTTACTTCTTGCAAAATGCGATGGGGGTGATGATTTTCGCGGAACCTCGCTATGCGATGGCAGAATTAGAAGAAGGCGATATTTCCGCTCAATTAAACGATTACGAAGAATTAAAAAGATTGTGCGTGCAAATTAAACGCGATCGCAATCCTAGCGTTATAGTTTGGATTGGTACTTGCACTACCGAAATCATCAAAATGGATATGGAAGGCTTAGCACCGAGGCTAGAAGCCGAACTGGGAATTCCCATCGTGGTAGCTCGTGCTAATGGCTTAGATTACGCATTTACCCAGGGAGAAGACACAGTTTTAGCCGCAATGGCGAACCGTTGCCCAGATAAAGCACCGGAATCCGAAAAAGAAGAACGCAGTGGAATTCAAAAACTGCTCAACTTCGGGCGCAAAAAAGAAGATGTCGAAGCTGATGAATCAGACTACGCCAAACATACACCTCTAGTTTTATTTGGTTCCCTACCCGATCCTGTAGTTACCCAACTCTCGCTAGAATTGAAGAAACAGGGAGTTAAAGTTTCTGGTTGGTTACCCGCGAAACGCTTCACTGAGTTACCAGTTTTAGAAGAAGGTTACTATGTCGCTGGGGTGAATCCTTTCCTCAGTCGCACCGCTACTACCTTAATGCGCCGTCGCAAGTGTAAACTAATCGGCGCACCATTCCCAATTGGTCCCGATGGTACTCGCGCTTGGATTGAGAAGATTTGCTCGGTATTAGGAATCGAACCCAAAGGCTTGGAAGAACGGGAACAGCAAATTTGGGCAAGTTTAGAAGATTACCTGCAAATAGTGCGGGGTAAGTCAGTCTTCTTTATGGGAGATAACCTGTTGGAAGTTTCTCTAGCGCGCTTCTTAATTCGCTGCGGGATGACTGTACCAGAAATCGGGATTCCTTACATGGATAAACGCTACCAAGCCGCAGAATTAGCGTTTCTAGAAAAGACTTGCAATGATATGGGCGTACCTCTACCCAAAATTGTCGAAAAACCAGATAACTACAATCAGATTCAACGCATTTACGATCTGAAGCCAGATTTAGTAATTACAGGTATGGCTCATGCTAACCCATTAGAAGCCAGAGGAATCAATACTAAGTGGTCTGTTGAGTTCACTTTCGCTCAAATTCACGGCTTTACAAATGCTAGAGATATCTTAGAACTAGCTACTCGTCCTCTGCGTCGGAATAACAACCTGAAGGATTTGGGTTGGGATAAATTGGTGAGAGAAGAGGCTAAGGTATAGTTATCTCTCTGAAACTCTAAATATCTTCAAAATGTTGTGGGGTAGGCATCTTGCCTGCCCCTATTGTATTTTAGCTAGGGAATTCGCAATGGTTGGAGAACTTGAGCCGAAGCAATCCAGCCTAAAATCAGAGAAGATATCAATCCTACCAGTAAGACTTGAGATGCAGTCAAATGCTACATCATCTGATTAAGATGAGAGTTTTTTCATGTAACTCTCATGTTTACTTCACGCAAACTTTTTAAACTAAATTTAACCAAAAAATAATCAGGTTATACCAATTCACCTTGAAGATACGACAAATCTTGGGTAGGGGACGGTTGCTGAAGTGCCAGACGCAGGTTCTGGCACCGCAACCTCCGCAATGCATTGCGCCCCTACAGAGAATTTATATGTAGCAAGTATTTAGTGAATTGGTATTAAAAGCGATCGCAGGTGATGTCGCTGCTAACTAAAGCAAACAAGCTATGTCACAAATTATCTATTGTTTGTCGCTAGGTCTAGCCTCATCGCTGTATTAAACCATTCTCAATAAAAGGGTTTATGAAAAAGCTATCACCTCAATTGGCGCATCAAAGGCAGAAAATGCGCTCGACGCATCCCGGCGATCGCTTCAACCTCCATTTAGGGCAATCCCTTTGGTTGGACAAACAGCAACTGCCACCTCTATGCGATAAATTCCAGCTATCAACCAGCCACAAGTTAAGAATTGCTGTTTATTCGCACGATACGATGGGATTAGGGCATAAACGCCGTAATTTACTGATTAGCCAAACACTGGGGGCTTCAGCTTTAGATGCAGACATTCTCATGATTAGTGGGATGTCAGAAGCCAATAATTTTTCCATGTTTCCTGGGGTAGATTGTTTGACCTTGCCAGCACTCCACAAAAACAGCAACGGAGAGTATAGATCTCGCCGTTTGGATATTTCCATTAGCGAAATCATCAATTTGCGATCGCAAGTCATTCGCACCACCGTCGAAAGTTTCACCCCAGATGTATTGATTGTGGATAACGTACCGCGCGGGGTGATGGGGGAACTAGATTCAACCTTGGAATACTTGCACGATCGCGGGCAAACCTATTGTATTTTGGGCTTGCGAGATATATTAGACGAACCTAGTGCCGTTAGGCTAGATTGGCAGCGTCGCCACAACGACCTAGTGATCCAAGATTATTACGATGCCGTTTGGGTGTATGGCGATCCTAGCGTCTACGACTCGGTTAAAGAATATAACTTTGCCCCAGAGACAAATGCCAAGCTGCATTACATGGGATATCTAGATCAAACTGCCCGTTTAAAGTTTGTCGAGGCAGCCAGCAAACGGGCGCTAGAGAGCCTTAATCTACCTTCAGAGCGTTTAATTCTCTGTTCTGTTGGCGGTGGACAAGATGGAGCAGAATTAGCAGAAGTTTTTGCTAAAACTAAATTTCCATCTCATACCTATGGGGTTCTGTTAACGGGTCCTTTTATGCCCCCAGCAGTTCGCCAGCGCTTGCAAGAACAGGCAGACAGGCGTTTGGACTTGTCTGTACTAGAATATTTTCCCGAACCTACCTTGCTGATAGAACGGGCAGATCGGGTGATTGCGATGGGTGGATACAATACTACTTGTGAAATCCTCTCATTCCAAAAGCAAGCCCTCATCGTCCCCCGTATCAAACCGAGAAAAGAACAACTGGTGCGCGCCGAACGCTTGCAAGCTATGGGACTTGTAGATATGTTACATCCCGATCGCCTCAGTGTCGAGACATTGAGTGGGTGGTTAAAACAACCCGATAAATTACCCAAGGCACGCGATCGCGTCAATCTTGATGGTTTAACTCGCATCCCCGAATTTTTAGCCCAAAATATTGCCGTCACTCATTCATATATTTAATTTCAGAAAATGTTGCTTTCCCAATCGCCACGTGTTGGCTACGTTCTCAAACGCTATCCCCGGTATTCAGAAACCTTTATCGTCAACGAAATCTTAGCCCATGAAGCTCAAGGGCTGAAAATCGAGATATTTGCCCTGCGTCCTCCTGAAGATACCCATTTTCAAAACATTATTTCCCAGGTTCGCGCTAGAGTGCATTACATTCGCAAACCCGTCCAAGGACGTACAAGCGAGTTTCTCACCAGTTTAGCGCCTACCGCAGCCAGCTATTTTTGGGCAGAGTTACAAGAAGCCAGTCAATTAATTCCCGATCTTTGGGCAAAGTTAAGTGTAGCCCAGGGAGAGAGAGCCAGCACGGTCTATCAAGCTCTTTGGCTGGCACGGGAAATTAAACTCCAAAATATTACCCATCTTCACGCTCATTTTGGCACTGTAGCTACCAGCGTGGCTCGTTTGGCTGCTCACTTTACAGGGATTCCCTATACCTTTACCGCTCATGCTAAAGATATCTTTCATGAAAGTGTAGATAAGCAAGATCTGACTGGCAAACTCAGCGATGCTGCTACTGTTGTCACCGTCAGCGATTATAACCTGAGATATCTGCAAGCTAATTACGGTATTGCAGCTAACCGAGTGCGGCGGATTTACAACGGTTTGGATTTATCTCAATTGAGCTACAAATCACCTCTAAATCGTACCCCCTTAATTCTGTTTGTCGGTCGTTTAATCGAGAAAAAAGGCGGGTTAATTTTAATAGAAGCTTGCGCTCAACTCAGAGATTGGGATTGCGAATTTCACTGTCAGATTATCGGTACGGGTTCTTGCCAAAGACAGCTAATAGAGCGAATTAAAGAGTTAAATTTAGGCTTGCAGGTGGAAATAGTGGGTCCTCGCCCGCAAAATGAAGTATTTGCAGCACTTCAGCAAGCAGCAGCGTTTGCGGCTCCTTATGTAGTCGGTACGGATGGCAATCGTGATGGTTTGCCAACGGTACTACTAGAGGCAATGGCTTTGGGAACTCCTTGCGTGGCGACTGATGTCACGGGAATTCCCGAAATCGTGCGGGATGGAGAGACTGGTTTATTAGTGCCGCAACACGATGTTAAGGCTCTAGCGATCGCTCTTAAACAACTGTTAAACAACGGCACTCAACGAGAACAATTGGCGCGAGAGGCAAGAAAACTGATTGAGGAAGCGTTTGACATTCACTGCAATAGTGCCGTATTGCGATCGCTCTTCCAACCGATCTCAACGACGCAAAAAGTTCTTCAGGAGGTGTAATTTATGCGAATTGCTTATATTTGTGCCGATCCTGGCATTCCTGTCTTCGGTCAAAAAGGATGCTCGATCCACGTTCAAGAAATCTTGCGATCGCTCCAAAATTTGGGGCATCAGGTAGTTTTGTTTGCTACTCGTTTGGGAGATAAGCCGCCAGCAGATTTAGCCAATATTCCCGTTTGCCTTTTACCTCCCATTCCTAAAGGAGAAAGAGCAATTCGCGAACAAGTTGCCCTCGCCGTTAACCCAGATTTACGCCTAGAACTGGAACTAGCTGGTAATTTTGACTTAATCTACGAACGCTATTCCTTGTGGAGCTATAGCGGCATGGAATACGCTAAAGAACAGGGAATTACCGGGATCTTAGAAGTTAATGCCCCTTTAATTGAAGAACAGTTACAACATCGAGGTTTGGTAGATCGGGAAGCGGCTCAAAGGGTGGCTCGGAGAGTCTTTCATGCTGCCAGTCAGATTGTGGCGGTTTCGAGAACTATTAAAGATTATTTGACCAAATACGTGAGTGGGCAAAAAGTTCACGCCATCGGTAATGGAGTCAATCGCGATCGCTTTGCCCTACCTCTAATTCCGTCTTTTGCCAATCCTCCCAAAACTTTTGTCGTCGGATTTGTGGGCAGCTTAAAACCCTGGCATGGATTGTCTAATTTAACCGATGCTTTTGCCCACCTGCATCAAAAAGTACCATCAGCACGACTTTTAATTGTAGGAAATGGACCGGAACAAGGAAAAATCGCAGCAGATTTATGTTTGCGGGAATTAGACTCGGCGGCTCATTTTACTGGTGCCGTCAGCCCCACCGAAATACCTGGATTATTGGCTTCAATGAGCGTAGCAGTAGCTCCGTATCCAGAGCGCCCCGATTTTTACTTCTCTCCTTTAAAAGTCTACGAATACATGGCAGCAGGATTGCCTGTCGTTACCAGTCGCATCGGACAACTAGCTGAATTTATTGAAGATGGGGTCAACGGAATGCTTTGCCCTCCTGGGGATGTGGTGGCGCTGGCAGAGGCTTTAGAGGAATTGTGGCGATCGCCCGAACTCCGCCAGCAGATGGGTAATGCGGCTCGTCATACCGTCTTAGAAAATCATACTTGGGATGCGATCGCCGCACGGATCTTAGCCTTGGCGAATGAGTCTCGGCTCGTCGGAGGTTGTAGATGACATCGAGTAAATCTCTGTCCAAATCAGTTCCTGGGATCTGGAATATATTAGTTTATTTTAGTCCCTACATTCGCAAACAGCATAATTTATTGTTCTTGAGTGCCATCGCTTTAGTTTTTGATGTCTTACTGCGGGTTCTCGAACCTTGGCCCCTCAAGTTCGTATTTGACTACGTGCTGATTCGCGATCGCCAACCTCCTGTATTGCCCTGGGTAGGCACTCTAGAACCCGTGTGGCTGCTGACGTGCTGTGCCCTAATCGCGATCGCAATTCCAGCTTTGCGGGCGGTGGCGGCTTACTGGAATACGGTGTGGCTGGCTTTGGTAGGGAGTCGGGTGATCGGGGAGGTGCGGGAAAAGTTGTATCGCCACCTGCAACAGTTGTCTCTGGCTTATCACCATCAAGCCAGAAGTGGGGATTTGATTGTCAGGGTTAGTAGTGATGCTAGCAGGCTGCAAGAAATCTTACTAACCGCCGCTTTACCTTTATTAGTCAGCATCTTGACTCTATTTGGGATGTTGGCGGTCATGTTCTGGATGGATCGAGATCTGACTTTGCTTTCCTTATTGATGCTGCCTTGGTTTGGGTTAGTTGCCAGTCGTTTGAGCGATCGCATTCGGGAATCTTCTCTCAAACAGCGCAAGCAAGAAGGGGCGGTGGCGGCTACTGCGGCGGAGTCGATAGCGGCGATTAAACTGGTTAAAGCCCTTTCCCTGCAAGAAGCCTTCGCCCAGGTTTTTGCTACCCAAAATCAACGCAGTCTCAAAGAAAGCGTTCAAACTCAGCAACTAGCTTCTAATTTAGAGCGTACTGTCGATGTAGTTATTGCGATCGGGACAGCTATAGTCCTGTGGTACGGCTCCTGGCTGGCGCTGCGAGATGCCTTAACCCCTGGGGACGTGCTGGTATTTCTGACTTATCTCAAAAATGCTTTTAAACCCGTCCAGAATTTCGCTAAATATACGGGCAGATTAGCCAAGGCTGCGGCTTCGGGAGAGCGGATTTTGGATGTTTTAGCCGAAATTCCTGACGTAAGAGATTTACCTGGGGCGATCGTAGCTCCTTGTTTGCGGGGTGAGGTGGAATTTGATGGGGTTAGTTTCGGGTACGAACCGGAGCGAATGCTGTTAGAGAATATAAATTTAAAGGTGCAATCGGGGCAGCAAATTGCGATTGTGGGAGGTTCTGGCGGGGGTAAATCTACTCTAGTCAGCTTAATTTTGCGCCTTTACGACCCAATTTCCGGTTCAGTGAAGATTGATGGCAGGGATATTAGGGAGTACACGTTGGATTCGGTGCGATCGCAAATTAGCGTTGTTTTGCAAGAAAGTTTATTATTTGCTGCTACTATTCGCGAAAATATTGCTTACGGGGTGGCTGATGTGAGGGAAGCCGAGATTGTGGCTGCGGCTGAACTGGCTAACGCTCATGAGTTTATTGCAGCAATGCCTCAAGGTTACGATACGGTGGTGGGGGAGAGGGGTGCGACTCTTTCGGGGGGACAGAGACAAAGAATTGCGATCGCTCGTGCTGCGATTCGCCAAACGCCGATTCTGATTCTGGATGAGCCTACTACTGGCTTAGATAAAGGTAGCGAACAAATTATTATTGAAGCTTTGCAAAGACTCGCCCAAAACCGCACTACTTTTGTGATTACTCACGATCTTTATTTAGCTACCCGCAGCGATGCGATTGTTTATATAGAAGGGGGGGAAATTAAAGAAAGAGGAAGTCATGCAGAGTTGATGAGTGATAACGGTCGTTATGCAGATCTTTATCGCATACAAGCAGCGC is from Merismopedia glauca CCAP 1448/3 and encodes:
- a CDS encoding ABC transporter ATP-binding protein: MTSSKSLSKSVPGIWNILVYFSPYIRKQHNLLFLSAIALVFDVLLRVLEPWPLKFVFDYVLIRDRQPPVLPWVGTLEPVWLLTCCALIAIAIPALRAVAAYWNTVWLALVGSRVIGEVREKLYRHLQQLSLAYHHQARSGDLIVRVSSDASRLQEILLTAALPLLVSILTLFGMLAVMFWMDRDLTLLSLLMLPWFGLVASRLSDRIRESSLKQRKQEGAVAATAAESIAAIKLVKALSLQEAFAQVFATQNQRSLKESVQTQQLASNLERTVDVVIAIGTAIVLWYGSWLALRDALTPGDVLVFLTYLKNAFKPVQNFAKYTGRLAKAAASGERILDVLAEIPDVRDLPGAIVAPCLRGEVEFDGVSFGYEPERMLLENINLKVQSGQQIAIVGGSGGGKSTLVSLILRLYDPISGSVKIDGRDIREYTLDSVRSQISVVLQESLLFAATIRENIAYGVADVREAEIVAAAELANAHEFIAAMPQGYDTVVGERGATLSGGQRQRIAIARAAIRQTPILILDEPTTGLDKGSEQIIIEALQRLAQNRTTFVITHDLYLATRSDAIVYIEGGEIKERGSHAELMSDNGRYADLYRIQAAQGEKQAASTRSKL
- a CDS encoding glycosyltransferase, giving the protein MLLSQSPRVGYVLKRYPRYSETFIVNEILAHEAQGLKIEIFALRPPEDTHFQNIISQVRARVHYIRKPVQGRTSEFLTSLAPTAASYFWAELQEASQLIPDLWAKLSVAQGERASTVYQALWLAREIKLQNITHLHAHFGTVATSVARLAAHFTGIPYTFTAHAKDIFHESVDKQDLTGKLSDAATVVTVSDYNLRYLQANYGIAANRVRRIYNGLDLSQLSYKSPLNRTPLILFVGRLIEKKGGLILIEACAQLRDWDCEFHCQIIGTGSCQRQLIERIKELNLGLQVEIVGPRPQNEVFAALQQAAAFAAPYVVGTDGNRDGLPTVLLEAMALGTPCVATDVTGIPEIVRDGETGLLVPQHDVKALAIALKQLLNNGTQREQLAREARKLIEEAFDIHCNSAVLRSLFQPISTTQKVLQEV
- a CDS encoding glycosyltransferase family 4 protein, with amino-acid sequence MRIAYICADPGIPVFGQKGCSIHVQEILRSLQNLGHQVVLFATRLGDKPPADLANIPVCLLPPIPKGERAIREQVALAVNPDLRLELELAGNFDLIYERYSLWSYSGMEYAKEQGITGILEVNAPLIEEQLQHRGLVDREAAQRVARRVFHAASQIVAVSRTIKDYLTKYVSGQKVHAIGNGVNRDRFALPLIPSFANPPKTFVVGFVGSLKPWHGLSNLTDAFAHLHQKVPSARLLIVGNGPEQGKIAADLCLRELDSAAHFTGAVSPTEIPGLLASMSVAVAPYPERPDFYFSPLKVYEYMAAGLPVVTSRIGQLAEFIEDGVNGMLCPPGDVVALAEALEELWRSPELRQQMGNAARHTVLENHTWDAIAARILALANESRLVGGCR
- a CDS encoding DUF5331 domain-containing protein; amino-acid sequence: MSFDFKSDLFKANLKEQWLNYYESNRYWIIKLSCWERITVQSNRKIKYLQPSFILGVLSVIEPKISEIILLLNEYTDSPQSVVKVLGLDFDPEMELQKRTETERRAKIQTNKTIPIQTESDAEYLDRIRQENIT
- a CDS encoding ferredoxin:protochlorophyllide reductase (ATP-dependent) subunit N, which produces MTVAQDPSALTFECETGNYHTFCPISCVAWLYQKIEDSFFLVIGTKTCGYFLQNAMGVMIFAEPRYAMAELEEGDISAQLNDYEELKRLCVQIKRDRNPSVIVWIGTCTTEIIKMDMEGLAPRLEAELGIPIVVARANGLDYAFTQGEDTVLAAMANRCPDKAPESEKEERSGIQKLLNFGRKKEDVEADESDYAKHTPLVLFGSLPDPVVTQLSLELKKQGVKVSGWLPAKRFTELPVLEEGYYVAGVNPFLSRTATTLMRRRKCKLIGAPFPIGPDGTRAWIEKICSVLGIEPKGLEEREQQIWASLEDYLQIVRGKSVFFMGDNLLEVSLARFLIRCGMTVPEIGIPYMDKRYQAAELAFLEKTCNDMGVPLPKIVEKPDNYNQIQRIYDLKPDLVITGMAHANPLEARGINTKWSVEFTFAQIHGFTNARDILELATRPLRRNNNLKDLGWDKLVREEAKV
- a CDS encoding glycosyltransferase family protein; protein product: MKKLSPQLAHQRQKMRSTHPGDRFNLHLGQSLWLDKQQLPPLCDKFQLSTSHKLRIAVYSHDTMGLGHKRRNLLISQTLGASALDADILMISGMSEANNFSMFPGVDCLTLPALHKNSNGEYRSRRLDISISEIINLRSQVIRTTVESFTPDVLIVDNVPRGVMGELDSTLEYLHDRGQTYCILGLRDILDEPSAVRLDWQRRHNDLVIQDYYDAVWVYGDPSVYDSVKEYNFAPETNAKLHYMGYLDQTARLKFVEAASKRALESLNLPSERLILCSVGGGQDGAELAEVFAKTKFPSHTYGVLLTGPFMPPAVRQRLQEQADRRLDLSVLEYFPEPTLLIERADRVIAMGGYNTTCEILSFQKQALIVPRIKPRKEQLVRAERLQAMGLVDMLHPDRLSVETLSGWLKQPDKLPKARDRVNLDGLTRIPEFLAQNIAVTHSYI